A part of Actinomycetes bacterium genomic DNA contains:
- a CDS encoding glycosyltransferase family 4 protein, with protein sequence MATPTRRVLLVSGAPIFGGAERSLLLLATALPAAGWTPVLACPPGGLADEAERSGVRVLRTPLRSETTLGDRSGGGGGYSALLLARYAVDTAAGALRLARLIRRERPAVVHSNSLPTHLSAVLAGRLTRVPVVLHLREIVRPGPGRRVLDLAGRGASLMVAISRATAAAVSHRRVEIVLNPVAPPPAKLPPPAWDLPHPVIGFLGRLDPPKGIEDLLRAASGLDAHVVVVGAPWAGDEAYVDSLRALGERCAPGRVHLVGPLPDPWHALAGMDVLAIPSRMEPFGRVAVEAQLAGVPVVAADAGGLPDAVTDGVDGLLVPVGDVAALHGALVRLLREPELRERLVVAGLASARRFRPDRHAQRMAELYRDVTRA encoded by the coding sequence ATGGCGACACCGACCCGTCGCGTGCTGCTGGTCTCGGGGGCCCCGATCTTCGGGGGGGCGGAGCGCAGCCTGCTGCTCCTCGCCACCGCCTTGCCGGCCGCCGGCTGGACGCCCGTGCTGGCCTGTCCGCCCGGCGGACTGGCCGACGAGGCCGAGCGAAGCGGCGTACGGGTCCTGCGGACCCCGCTGCGATCCGAGACGACGCTCGGGGACCGCAGCGGCGGTGGTGGCGGCTACTCCGCCCTCCTCCTCGCCCGCTACGCCGTCGACACCGCGGCAGGCGCCCTGCGGCTGGCCCGCCTCATCCGCCGGGAACGTCCGGCCGTGGTGCACTCCAACTCCCTGCCGACGCACCTGTCCGCGGTTCTCGCCGGGCGGCTCACCCGGGTGCCGGTGGTGCTGCACCTGCGCGAGATCGTCCGGCCCGGGCCGGGCCGACGGGTCCTGGATCTCGCCGGCCGTGGGGCAAGCCTCATGGTGGCCATCAGCCGGGCCACCGCCGCCGCGGTGAGCCACCGCAGGGTCGAGATCGTCCTCAACCCGGTGGCGCCCCCGCCCGCGAAGCTCCCGCCACCCGCGTGGGACCTCCCGCACCCGGTCATCGGCTTCCTCGGGCGCCTCGACCCGCCGAAGGGCATCGAGGACCTCCTGCGCGCCGCCTCGGGACTCGACGCCCACGTCGTCGTCGTCGGGGCCCCTTGGGCCGGGGACGAGGCGTACGTCGACTCGCTGCGCGCTCTCGGGGAGCGCTGCGCGCCCGGCCGGGTCCATCTCGTCGGCCCGTTGCCCGATCCCTGGCACGCGCTGGCGGGCATGGACGTGCTGGCCATCCCTTCCCGCATGGAGCCGTTCGGCCGGGTCGCGGTCGAGGCGCAGCTGGCCGGTGTCCCCGTCGTCGCCGCCGACGCCGGCGGGCTGCCCGACGCGGTCACTGACGGGGTCGACGGGTTGCTCGTCCCGGTCGGCGACGTCGCTGCCCTGCACGGGGCGCTGGTGCGCCTCCTCAGGGAACCGGAGCTGCGCGAGCGACTCGTCGTGGCCGGGCTGGCCTCGGCGCGACGCTTCCGTCCCGACCGGCATGCGCAGCGGATGGCGGAGCTCTACCGGGACGTGACGCGCGCGTGA
- a CDS encoding glycosyl hydrolase encodes MTEYGVAGTRARRPVRALVGLLLAVAIVAAPAVPGLASPAQAVTKWQSGVYTGTCDKSALTAFGTWRHSAVERTSAYLNAQTWGQLTTLKFFGHCLTGIGVPITFSVPMLPLSYKQGKAHLVTGAAGKYNKYWLAFGKTMVADGYSRATLRLGWEMNGNWYPWNAEKDPKHWVSYWRQIVKTLRKVPNQHFTFEWSPALGVNGPTHFRSTKVYPGDAYVTYIGSTVYDQWWGKKSATVAQRWAHLTNQDLGLKWLASFAKKHHKKVAVAEWGLASKASFSGHGDGDNPYFISHFYAWMKTANMAYDIYFNRYHSSDHNDHRMLLGTTKTNIAFLKAAKAYRKTFGGL; translated from the coding sequence ATGACCGAGTACGGGGTGGCAGGCACGCGGGCGCGACGCCCGGTGCGTGCCCTGGTGGGCCTCCTCCTGGCGGTGGCGATCGTCGCCGCCCCTGCCGTCCCGGGTCTGGCCTCCCCTGCCCAGGCGGTCACGAAGTGGCAGTCCGGTGTCTACACCGGGACCTGCGACAAGTCTGCGCTGACGGCCTTCGGCACCTGGCGCCACTCCGCCGTGGAGCGGACGTCGGCCTACCTGAACGCGCAGACCTGGGGCCAGCTGACGACGCTGAAGTTCTTCGGGCACTGCCTGACCGGCATCGGCGTCCCGATCACCTTCTCGGTGCCGATGCTGCCGCTGAGCTACAAGCAGGGCAAGGCCCACCTCGTCACCGGCGCCGCCGGGAAGTACAACAAGTACTGGCTGGCCTTCGGCAAGACGATGGTGGCGGACGGATACTCCCGGGCGACGCTTCGGCTCGGCTGGGAGATGAACGGCAACTGGTACCCGTGGAACGCCGAGAAGGACCCCAAGCACTGGGTCTCCTACTGGCGGCAGATCGTCAAGACACTGCGCAAGGTTCCGAACCAGCACTTCACCTTCGAGTGGTCGCCGGCGCTCGGTGTCAACGGGCCGACCCACTTCCGTTCGACCAAGGTGTACCCCGGTGACGCCTACGTCACCTACATCGGGTCCACGGTCTACGACCAGTGGTGGGGCAAGAAGAGCGCCACGGTCGCGCAGCGCTGGGCGCACCTGACCAACCAGGACCTGGGTCTGAAGTGGCTGGCGAGCTTCGCGAAGAAGCACCACAAGAAGGTCGCGGTCGCCGAGTGGGGCCTCGCCAGCAAGGCCAGCTTCAGCGGTCACGGCGACGGGGACAACCCGTACTTCATCTCGCACTTCTATGCGTGGATGAAGACCGCCAACATGGCCTATGACATCTACTTCAACCGCTACCACTCCTCGGACCACAACGACCACCGC